One window of Pseudomonadota bacterium genomic DNA carries:
- a CDS encoding glycosyltransferase family 4 protein produces the protein MSAAAEVARHAPLKIAFVGLKGIPFPAGIENFTEEVGARLAARGHRVTVYVRPYVEVGDEFKGMRIVHLPSINTKHLDAITHTLLAACHAAGSDADVVHFHALGPSVFSWLPRLCGRATVSQVHGLDWEREKWGRFARACLRAAEYAALYFPHRTMVISQALVRYFAARYGRSVDYVPTGVLPGVDHEPRLITELGLEPDQYILFLGRLVPEKGCHYLLEAYAALATPRKLVMAGPASHSEDYAASLARMAGPNVIFTGAVGGRLLEELYNHAYLYVLPSDLEGLPHSLLHALSFGKCVLASDIEANREALGECGVTFRRGDVGHLRDTLAGLLADPARVASLAAGGRERVTREYNWDAVVDRMEASYRQALAQQRGH, from the coding sequence ATGAGCGCAGCCGCCGAGGTCGCCCGCCACGCGCCCTTGAAGATTGCGTTCGTCGGCCTGAAGGGTATTCCTTTTCCGGCCGGCATCGAGAATTTCACCGAGGAAGTGGGTGCGCGACTCGCCGCGCGGGGGCACCGGGTGACGGTCTACGTCAGGCCCTATGTCGAGGTCGGCGACGAGTTCAAGGGCATGCGCATCGTGCACCTGCCGTCCATCAACACCAAGCATCTCGACGCCATCACCCACACCCTGCTGGCGGCCTGTCACGCGGCCGGCAGCGATGCCGACGTGGTGCACTTCCATGCGCTCGGGCCGTCGGTGTTCTCCTGGCTGCCGCGATTGTGCGGGCGCGCGACCGTGTCGCAGGTGCACGGGCTGGATTGGGAGCGTGAGAAGTGGGGGCGCTTCGCGCGCGCCTGTTTGCGCGCGGCCGAATACGCGGCGCTGTATTTTCCTCACCGCACCATGGTCATCTCGCAGGCGCTGGTGCGCTACTTCGCCGCACGCTACGGGCGCAGCGTCGACTACGTGCCGACCGGTGTGCTGCCGGGCGTGGACCACGAGCCACGGCTCATTACCGAACTCGGTCTCGAGCCCGACCAGTACATCCTGTTCCTCGGCCGCCTGGTGCCGGAGAAGGGCTGTCATTACCTGCTCGAGGCCTATGCCGCGCTCGCTACCCCGCGCAAGCTGGTGATGGCCGGGCCCGCCAGTCACAGCGAAGACTATGCCGCGAGTCTCGCGCGCATGGCCGGCCCGAACGTGATCTTCACCGGCGCGGTCGGCGGTCGCCTGCTCGAGGAGTTGTACAACCACGCCTACCTCTACGTGCTGCCCTCGGATCTCGAAGGTCTGCCGCATTCGCTGCTGCATGCCTTGAGCTTCGGCAAGTGCGTGCTGGCCAGCGACATCGAAGCCAACCGCGAGGCGCTGGGCGAATGTGGCGTCACGTTCCGGCGCGGCGACGTCGGCCATCTGCGCGACACGCTGGCCGGCCTGCTGGCGGATCCGGCGCGGGTGGCGAGCCTCGCCGCCGGCGGCCGCGAACGCGTGACGCGGGAATACAATTGGGACGCGGTGGTCGACCGCATGGAAGCGAGCTATCGCCAGGCCTTGGCGCAACAGCGAGGACATTGA
- a CDS encoding GHMP kinase, with protein MLITRTPLRVSFAGGGSDFPDYYRRHGGAVLSTAIDKYIHVILQRRFDERIRVGYSRTELVDSIDELQHELVRESMRLTGISGALEISTMADVPSTGTGLGSSSSVTVGLLNAMYHYLGRPQTKDTLGAEASAIEIDVLGKPIGKQDQYIAAFGGLSRITFRSDDRVEVRPVVIAPEVLHNLNDALLLYYSGQGRDAGAVLTEQKARVEANASTLGEMVALVDVMENALLAGDLKEFGRALHHGWQLKRGLASLISNAAIDDIYARARNAGALGGKITGAGGGGFILLLCERGSQASVRAALKGLREVPFQLEPEGSKIIFST; from the coding sequence ATGCTCATCACGCGCACACCTCTACGCGTCAGTTTCGCCGGCGGCGGCAGCGATTTCCCAGACTATTACCGCCGTCACGGCGGCGCGGTGCTGTCGACCGCCATCGACAAGTACATCCACGTCATCCTGCAGCGGCGCTTCGACGAACGCATCCGGGTCGGCTATTCGCGCACGGAACTGGTCGACAGCATCGACGAACTGCAGCACGAGCTGGTGCGCGAGAGCATGCGCCTGACCGGCATCAGCGGTGCGCTGGAGATCTCGACCATGGCCGACGTGCCGTCCACCGGCACCGGTCTCGGCTCATCGTCGAGCGTCACGGTCGGACTCTTGAATGCCATGTACCACTACCTCGGCCGGCCGCAGACCAAGGACACCCTGGGCGCCGAGGCCTCGGCCATCGAAATCGACGTGCTCGGCAAGCCCATCGGCAAGCAGGATCAATACATCGCCGCCTTCGGCGGCCTGTCGCGCATCACGTTCCGTAGCGATGACCGCGTCGAAGTGCGGCCGGTGGTGATCGCGCCCGAGGTGCTGCACAACCTCAACGACGCGCTGCTGCTCTATTACAGTGGCCAGGGCCGCGACGCCGGCGCGGTGCTGACCGAGCAGAAGGCTCGCGTCGAGGCCAATGCCTCGACCCTCGGCGAGATGGTGGCGCTGGTCGACGTGATGGAGAACGCGCTGCTGGCGGGCGACCTCAAGGAATTCGGTCGCGCCCTGCACCATGGTTGGCAGTTGAAGCGCGGCCTCGCCTCGCTGATCAGCAATGCCGCCATCGACGACATCTACGCGCGGGCGCGCAATGCCGGCGCCCTCGGCGGCAAGATCACCGGCGCCGGCGGTGGCGGCTTCATCCTGCTCTTGTGCGAGCGCGGCAGCCAGGCCTCGGTACGCGCGGCGCTCAAGGGCCTGCGCGAAGTGCCGTTCCAGCTCGAGCCGGAAGGCAGCAAGATAATCTTCAGTACCTGA
- a CDS encoding NAD-dependent epimerase/dehydratase family protein, with amino-acid sequence MKCLVTGGAGFIGSHIVDALFEAGHEVVVVDDLSTGKRANLNPHARFYEMDIRSPELPALFAREKPDVVSHQAAQMDVRRAVREPAFDASVNVIGALNVLESARHSGVQKILFASTGGAVYGEPEHVPVEESHPIAPMSPYGLTKYTFEQYLGLYRRLYGMAYVALRYPNVYGPRQDPHGEAGVVAIFTRQMLAGEQPIIFGDGSKSRDYVHVSDVAAATRMLVAYGDEGSVFNLGFGLEVTDRMIFDAVRDALGVKVEPRFGEVRPGEVSRIALDASRIRAARGWQPTLGYREGIARTVEWYKANPA; translated from the coding sequence ATGAAATGCCTGGTCACCGGCGGCGCCGGCTTCATTGGTTCGCATATTGTCGACGCCCTGTTCGAGGCCGGCCATGAAGTGGTGGTGGTCGATGATCTGTCGACCGGCAAGCGCGCCAATCTCAATCCCCATGCGCGCTTCTACGAGATGGACATCCGCTCGCCGGAGCTGCCGGCGCTGTTCGCGCGCGAGAAGCCCGACGTGGTGAGTCACCAGGCGGCGCAGATGGACGTGCGGCGCGCGGTGCGCGAGCCGGCCTTCGATGCCTCGGTGAACGTCATCGGCGCGCTCAACGTGCTGGAAAGCGCGCGCCACAGCGGCGTGCAGAAAATCCTGTTCGCCTCGACCGGCGGCGCAGTGTACGGTGAGCCCGAACACGTGCCGGTGGAGGAGAGCCATCCAATCGCGCCGATGTCGCCCTATGGCCTGACCAAGTACACCTTCGAGCAGTACCTCGGCCTCTATCGCCGTCTCTACGGCATGGCCTACGTGGCGCTGCGTTACCCGAACGTCTATGGTCCGCGCCAGGACCCCCATGGCGAAGCGGGCGTGGTGGCGATATTCACGCGCCAGATGCTGGCCGGCGAACAGCCGATCATCTTCGGCGACGGTTCGAAGTCGCGCGATTACGTGCACGTGTCGGACGTGGCCGCCGCCACGCGCATGCTGGTGGCCTATGGCGATGAAGGCAGCGTGTTCAACTTGGGCTTCGGCCTCGAAGTCACGGACCGCATGATCTTCGACGCGGTACGCGACGCGCTCGGTGTGAAGGTCGAGCCGCGCTTCGGCGAGGTGCGGCCGGGCGAAGTGTCGCGTATCGCCCTCGACGCGAGCCGCATCCGCGCCGCGCGCGGCT